The Carbonactinospora thermoautotrophica sequence AGCTCCTCGGTGGCGTGGATCACGCACCCGTCCTGGATCGAAGTCCGCTCGCCCACGGAGATCTCGCCGTAGTCTCCGCGGAGCACGGCGCCGGGCCACACCGTCGACTCGGCTCCGATCTCGACCGCCCCGATCACCACCGCGTCCGGATGGATGTATGCGGATGGGTGAATCCGGGGAACACGGTCACCGAGTGCATATACTGCCACGGTTCCTCCTTATTGGTGAGTTTTCAGTGTCTGCAGTGTCTGGCCGCTGGTTCTTCCGGCCGCGTCCGGTGCGGACCGACCTCGGTGTTCCGCCGCTGAAATCTTTCGTACTCCGGTCGGGTGGTGAGTACGCGCGCGGGCTCTGGGTAAGGCACAATCTCCGGCTCGGGTCGGGCACAAGTTCGGCTCGTCAAGCGTTACGCATGCGCTGACAATCTCATCAGAACCACCTGGAGGGGGAGAGAGGCACGATGGCAACCGACTACGACGCCCCTCGCAAGGTCGACGACGACCTGGGCGAGGACAGCATCGAGGAGCTCAAGGCCCGCACGCGGGTCGACAAGAGTGCGATCTTCGTCGACTCCGAGGACAGCGACGCCGAGCCGATCGAGCTCCCGGGCGCGGACCTCTCCAACGAGGAGCTGAGCGTCCGTGTCCTACCGCGGCAGGCGGACGAGTTCACCTGCTCGCGGTGCTTCCTGGTGCACCACCGCAGCCAGCTGGCCTCCGAAGCCGACGGCCAGATGGTCTGCCGCGACTGCGCCGCCTGACGTAGTGGTCAGGTAGCGGTCCGGAAGGCACCGGAAGATGGAGCATTCGGCGGAACACGAGCCGCGCGGGGAAGGCCACTCAGCCGCATCCGAGGCACTGGTGCACCTGGTGTCCGGGGACCGGCCCCTCAACGGGGCGGACCGCGGACGCCTGCTCACCTCCCTCGCCCGCGCCTTGGTCGCCAGCGCCAAGGCGGCCGGAACGACCGCGGTCGTTACCGGGCGCTGGCTCGCGGACCTGTTCGTCGACGTGGCGCCGCGCCTGCCGATCAGGGACGGTCAGACGCTGCGCGCGCATCATCCCGGTCGTACGACGGAGGAGATTGCCGAAGCCCTCATCTCAGGGGCGGCGAACGCCACCACGGCCGTCGGAGCCGCCGGCGGTGCGCTGGCAACCGTGGAGTTCGCCGCCCCACCGACCCTGCTCTCGGTGCCGGCGCAGCTCGCCGCCGAGGCGATGGCGGTGGCCGCGATCGAGGTCAAGCTGGTCGCGGAGCTGCATGAGCTGTACGGCCTGGCAGCGCCGGGGCCGCGCGTGCCGCGCATGTTGACGTACCTGCAGGCCTGGGCCGACCGTCGGGGGGTCAATCCGCTCGAATTCACCCCGCGCCGCGGTGTCCCCGCCGCGCTCGGGGAAGCCGCCAGGCGTCAGATCCGCAAGCGGCTGGCCGGCCGCGCCGGCCGTAGCCTCCTCACGCTCGGGCCCATGTTCAGCGGCGCCGTCGCAGGCGGCTACGTGAACCGTCAGGGGACCCGCAAGCTTGCCGAGGAGGTCCGTGCCGACCTGCGCCGGCTCGCCGCCGAGCGGGAGCTGCCCGGCACGGCCGCGGATTGACGGTCAGGTGGCCTCCAGGCCCGGCGGCAGCCGGCCCGTGGACCGTTTCCAGTAGTTCGCCGCCTTCCGTGCGGCGAACACGCGCATGATCCCGACCAGCGCGCCGCTCGCCACCACCCAGCCGACCGCCTCGTACCACGTCGTGTCGGGTGATTCCGGCTTCTTCGGCGGCTGCCTGCCGAACGCCCGCTTCCAGGTCTGCTCCCCGACCTTGCGGGCCAGCAAGGCCGCGGCCACCGTGCTCAGCCCGCCGAACGCCTTCCACGCCACCTTCGCTCCGGCCATGCCCCGCTCTTGCCCGGACGAGCCGGGTTCATGCGGCGGTACCGACCGGCCCAGTCAACGGGCGTGAGCCTTGGCCGAGTTCAGGGCAGCGGCCAGCTCGTCGGGCCGGCGCGTGGACACGTACCAGTACGGGGTGGGGTCCGCCGGGTCGGCGACCTCGACGTACACCGCGCGGGGGAGGTACCCGCGCAGCAGCAGGTACGCCCGGGGGTCGGCCTTCGGGCCGCGCAGCTCCCGCGCCTCCTCGGCGGTGAGGGCGCGCACGGTCCCGACCGCCGACAGCGGGATCGCGGCCCGGCCCGCCTCCAGCACGCCGTCCGCCACCCGGATCCGCGCGGAACCGTAGCCGACCAGCACGCCCGCGGTGATGAGGGCGGCCGCGCCGGTCACCAGCAGCGCCACGCCTGGGCCCAGCCAGGCCGCGTACGCCACCCACAGCGAGGCCAGAAAGAAGACCAGGACCACCCACCAGCGCCAGGGGACCGTGAGCCGTTCCGAGTACCTCATGGGGCAAGCCTCCCAGCGTGTCGCGGAGCCGCTGTCAGGGGTCGCTCTCCATGCTCTCAGGCCGGGGACTCACTCGTAGCCGAGCTTGCGCTTGATCCGGCGTACCAGCCGGCCGACGCGCTCCGGCGGGGTGCGCAAGCCCACCGCGACCTCCTTGGCGTAGTCGGTCAGGAGGGTGGGGGCGACCGCGTTGAGCAGCGTCCCGGCGACCGCGTCGGTGCCCACCAGGTACCGGGCGCGCGGGTTCGGCGAGGCGAGCGCGCGCAGCACCGCCCGGGCCACCGGGGCGGGGTCGGGCAGCGACCTGGACCGGCGCAGCAGTGCCTCGGCCAGCTGGTAGCAGTGCGCGTACGCCGAGTGCCTGCGGTCCGGCAGGCGGCTGACGCCCCGGGCCCAGATGCCGGTGCCGAAGCTGCCCGGCTCGATCAGCACCACCTTCACGCCGAACTGGGAGACCTCCATGCGCAGCGCGTCGGTAAGCGCCTCCAGGCCATGCTTGCTCGCGCAGTACCAACCGATGAAGGGGGTGGAGACCCGGCCGGAGATCGACGAGATGTTGATGATGCGGCCGTCCCGGCGCTGGCGCATCGTGGGCAGCACGAGCCGTGCGATGCGGGCCGGCGCGATCAGGTTCACCTCGAGCTGGTAGTACGCCTGGTCGTCGTCGACGTCCTCGATCGCGCCGGGCTGGGCCAGGCCCGCGTTGTTCACGACGGCCCAGGGTCCACCGTCGGTCATCTCCGCGATCTGGGTGAAACCGCGGACCGTGGACTCGGCGTCGGCCACGTCCAGCAGCACGGTCCGGATGCCGACGCAGTGCCGGTCGGCGATCTGGCGGAGCTTGGCGGCCTTCTCCTCGGAGCGCGCGGTGCCGATCACGTCGTACCCGGTGGCGGCCAGCTCCAGGGCGGTCGCCAGCCCGATCCCGCTGGTCGCCCCGGTGACGACGACGCTCCTGGTCATGAGCAACCTTTCCGTATCGGAGGTGCGGGGACCTCCCCGCACGGGTTGAGGGAACCGTCACGGCGCGCAGTCGCTCGACCACGCGGGCGAACGTGCCCAGACCGACGGTAGTGTCGAGCGCCGTGGTTAAGCCATGAGCACGAGCAACGAGCGAGGAGGGGCGGTGAGTCGGTCGACGACATTGGTACTACCCCCGGAAGCGGTCGTTCCGGAGCCGCATCCGGACGCGCCGCCGCCGGGCGCGAAGCTGGGATCGCACTACAGCCGGTGCTTCGGGTGCGGGCGGGACCACCCGACCGGTCTGCACATGGAGCTGACCGTCGGGGAGGGCTTGTCGGTCGACGCCCGGTTCACGGTCACCGAGAACCACCAGGGCGCGCCCGGGCTCGCCCACGGAGGGCTGCTCGCGGCGGCGTTCGACGAGGCGCTCGGGTCCATCACCTGGCTGCTGCGCCGGCCGGCGGTGACCGCCCGCCTGGAGACCGACTTCCTCCGACCGGTCCCGGTCGACTCCACCCTGTACCTCCACGCCAAGTGCGACGGCGTGGCGGGCCGCAAGATCTACCTGTCCGCCGAGGGCCGGCTGGACGCCCCGGACGGGCCGGTGGCGGTACGGGCCCACGCGATATTCGTGACGGTCACGCTGGAGCACTTCACCACCCACGGCCGCCCCGAGGACGTGGCGGCGGCCCGCGAAAGCGGTGACGTGCAGGCCGCGGCCCGAGCATTCGAGGTGAACCCGTGAGCGATGTCGACGTGCTGATCCGCCGCCTCGACCCGGAGGTGCCGCTCCCCACCTACGCCCATCCGGGCGATGCCGGCGCCGACCTCGTCACCACCGTCGACGCCAAGCTCGGCCCGGGCGAGCGGGCCGTGCTGCCCACCGGCATCGCGATCGCGCTGCCCGACGGGTACGCGGCGTTCGTGCATCCCCGTTCCGGGCTCGCGGCCAAGTACGGTGTGTCCTTGGTGAACGCGCCCGGCACGGTGGACGCCGGCTACCGTGGCGAGATCAAGGTGATCGTGGTGAATCACGACCCCCGGGAGCCGGTGGTGTTCCGCCGCGGGGACCGGATCGCCCAGTTGGTGATACAGAAGGTGGAGCGGGCACGGTTCCACGAGGTAGCGGAATTGCCCGGATCCGCCCGGGCCGACGGCGGCTTCGGGTCCACGGGCGGGTACCGCGCGGCTGGCGCGGACAACGAACAGGGAAGGGAAGAGACGTGATCTTCCGACGTCGTCGCCGTCAGGACGAGGCGGACGAGCCCATGGAGGCGCTCCCGGCCACGGACGAGGAGACCGCCGAGGCCGGTGAGGACCGTGGACTGCGGCCGCGGCCCGAAGGGCCGTGGGACATCGCCGAGGTCGAGAACCCGGAGGAGGGCCGGGTCGACCTCGGCGGCATCCTCGTCCCGGTGGTCGAGGGCATGGAGCTGCGCGTGGAGGTGGCCAACGACCAGATCGTGGCGGCCACGGCCATCCACGGGCAGAGCGCGCTGCAGCTCCAGCCCTTCGCCGCGCCGCGCAGCGAGGGCATCTGGGACGAGGTGCGACACGAGATCGCGGCGGGCGTCACCCAGCAGGGCGGCATCGTCGACGAGGTGGAGGGGCCGCTCGGCCCCGAACTGCGCGCGCACGTGCCGCTGCAGCTCCCGGACGGCACCTATGGCACGCAGCTGGTCCGGTTCGTGGGCTGCGACGGGCCGCGCTGGTTCCTGCGCGGGGTGTTCTCCGGCCAGGCGGCCGTGCAACCGGAGACCGCCGGCGTGCTCGAGGCGGTCTTCCGCGGGGTGGTGGTGGTGCGCGGCAAGGAGCCGATGGCGCCGCGCGACCCGATCCCGCTGCGCCTGCCGCCGAACGCCATGTCGGCCGGCCCCCAGGACGAGGACGAGCGGTTCGACCGAGACGACCTGAACCCTTTTGAGCGCGGCCCGGAGATCACCGAGGTCCGCTGAGCGGTGAAACGATCATGGGCTTCGCCTGGCCGCGGAGTCTGTGATCGTTTCGCGTCAAGGACACGTTAAAGCCGACCGCCGGCGGCGCTAGGGGCCCGTCAAGACGGGCAGGGACACCTGTCGACCGGAGTTCACTCGTGGTGCGCCCGAAAGTGAGGGGCGCGGAGTGGGGTGGCTCGGAGATCCCCACCCCGACCCGTACCCGAGGAAGCCATGTGGCTGGAGCTCATACCCGGTGACGCTGCCGCTCGTCGGCCTGACGCTCCCCACGGCCGCCGCCGGCCGGTGGGGGACCGGGCGACAACTCTGTTCACCGCCGTGGCGGGGTTGTGCTCGCTGGGAGCCACGCTGCGGGTCGCCGCCGGCGTCGACATGTTGGCCTGGGCCGGGTTCTCCGTGCACTCGGACGGTGAGCTGAGCTTCGCCCACCCGCCGGTTCGCTCTGTGCCCGGCCGTCCCGGTCCTGGTGGCCGGGGCGGTGCGGCGCCGCTCGCCGGGGTTGGCGGACGCTTCCGCGGTGGTACGGGCAACTGTCCCCGTCCCTGTCATGTCCCCATCCCTGTCACGGAGTTCCACGAATGACCGATTCGGTCTTCCGTCTCATCCCCCACCGTCCCCTGGTGATCGGGCCGTCGGCTGAGGGAGTCGAGCGGCGATGACCGCGGAGAACCTCACCGGCCTGATCGTCGCCGTGCTCCTGCTCGGCTACCTCGTGCTCGCACTCGTCTTCCCGGAGCGGTTCTGACCACGATGAACGACACCACTGCGGGTCTACTGCAGGCCGGCGCGCTCGTCGGCGCGCTGGCCGTGGTACACCGTCCCTTCGGCGACTACCTGGCCCGGGTCTACGCCAGCCCGCGCCACCTGCGCGTGGAACGCTGGATGTACCGGGTGGTCGGCGTCGACCCCGACGCCGAGCAGCGCTGGGACACCTACCTGCGCGCCGTGCTCGCGTTCTCCCTCGTCTCGATCCTCGGCCTGTACGCGCTGCTGCGGCTGCAAGACCGCCTGCCGCTGTCCCTCGGCAGGGCGCCGATCCCGCCGGACCAGGCGTTCAACACCGCCGTCTCCTTCGTCACCAACACCAACTGGCAGTCGTACTCCGGCGAGCAGGTCATGGGCCACCTGGCCCAGATGGCCGGGCTCGCGGTCCAGAACTTCGTGTCGGCGGCCGTCGGCATGGCCGTGGCGGTCGCCCTGGTGCGCGGTTTCGCCCGGACCCGGACCGACCGGCTCGGCAACTTCTGGGTCGACCTGGTCCGCGGCTGCGTGCGCGTCCTGCTGCCGATCGCGGTCGTGGGGGCGCTCCTGCTGATCGCGGGCGGGGTGGTCCAGAACCTCGCCGAGCCGCAGACCGTGCGGACGCTCGCCGGCGGCGAGCAAACGATTCCCGGCGGCCCGGTGGCTTCCCAGGAGGTCATCAAGGAGCTGGGCACCAACGGAGGCGGCTTCTACAACGCCAACTCCGCCCACCCCTTCGAGAACCCGAACCCGGTCACCAACTGGGTCGAGATCTTCCTGATGCTGCTGATCCCGTCCAGCCTGCCGCGCGCGTTCGGCCGGCTGGTCGGCGACACCCGTCAGGGGTACGCGATCCTCGCCGCGATGGCCGTGCTGTACCTCGGCGCGCTCACCGCGATGACCGCGGCCGAGCTGGCCCACCCGGGTGCGGTGCCGCAGGCGGCCGGCGCGGCGATGGAGGGCAAGGAGACGCGGTTCGGCATCTTCGGCTCCACCCTGTTCGGCACCACCTCGACGGCGACCTCCACCGGCGCGGTGAACTCCATGCACGACTCGTACACGGCGCTGGGCGGCGGTGTGGCCTTGCTCAACATGATGCTCGGCGAGGTGTCGCCGGGCGGTGTGGGCTCCGGCCTGTACGGGATGCTCGTGCTCGCCGTGGTCGCGGTCTTCGTCGCCGGCCTCATGGTGGGCCGCACCCCCGAGTACCTGGGCAAGAAGATCCGCGCCCGGGAGATGAAGCTGGTCGCCCTGTACATCCTCGTCGTGCCGGCCGTGATCCTGGTGGGCACCGGCCTCGCCCTGGCGCTGGGGACCGGGCGCTCCTCGATCCTCAACCCGGGCGCGCACGGGCTGTCGGAGGTCCTGTACGCGTTCACCTCGGCCGCCAACAACAACGGCAGCGCCTTCGCCGGCCTGAACGCCGACACGCCCTTCTACAACATCGGGCTCGGCCTGGCGATGCTCGCCGGCCGGTTCCTGCCGATCACGCTGGTGCTCGCCCTGGCCGGGTCGCTCGCCGCGCAGCAGCCGGTGGCGGCCACGTCCGGGACGCTCAGCACCCACCGGTCGCTGTTCGTCGGCCTGCTCGCCGGGGTGACGCTGATCGTCGCCGGCCTCACGTTCTTCCCCGCACTCGCGCTCGGCCCGCTCGCGGAGGGTGTGTCCTGATGTCGCTGTCCACTCTCGAAGCTCCGGAACTACGGGACAGAGGCGAGGAGCGGCCGCCACGCCGGGTCGCGGCCGGCTTCTTCGACCCGCGCCAGCTCGTCCGGTCGCTGCCGGAGGCGCTGCGCAAGCTCGACCCGCGGCTCATGGTTCGCAACCCGGTCATGTTCGTGGTCGAGATCGGTTCGGTGCTCACCACCGTGCTGGCGATCCGGCACCCGAGCCTGTTCGCCTGGCTGATCACGGCCTGGCTGTGGTTGACCGTGGTCTTCGCCAACCTCGCCGAGGCCGTCGCCGAGGGCCGCGGCAAGGCGCAGGCGGCCACGCTGCGCAAGACCCGCCAGAACACGTACGCCCGCCGGATCACCGCGGACGGGACCGAGGAGCGCATCCCCGCCTCCCAGCTCGCGGTCGGCGACGTCGTGGTCTGCGAGGCCGGCGACGTCATCCCCGGCGACGGGGACGTGATCGAGGGTGTGGCCAGCGTGGACGAGTCCGCGATCACCGGTGAGTCCGCGCCGGTGATCCGCGAGTCCGGGGGCGATCGCAGCGCCGTCACCGGCGGCACCAAGGTGCTGTCGGACCGGATCGTGGTGCGGATCACGGCGAAGCCCGGGGAGTCCTTCCTCGACCGGATGATCGCGCTCGTCGAGGGCGCCGACCGGCAGAAGACCCCGAACGAGATCGCGCTCAACATCCTGCTCGCCAGCCTCACGATCATCTTCCTGCTCGCGGTGGTGACGCTGCAGCCGCTCGCGGTCTACTCCGGCTCGCCCCAGCCGGTGGTGGTCCTGGTCGCGCTGCTGGTCTGCCTGATCCCCACCACGATCGGCGCCCTGCTGTCCGCGATCGGCATCGCCGGGATGGACCGGCTCGTTCAGCGCAACGTGCTCGCCCTGTCCGGCCGGGCCGTGGAGGCCGCGGGCGACGTCCACACGCTGCTGCTGGACAAGACTGGCACGATCACGCTCGGCGACCGGCACGCGGTCAAGTTCATCCCGGTCGACGGGGTGGACGAACGCCGGCTCGCCGATGCGGCCCAGCTGTCCAGCCTCGCCGACGAGACGCCGGAGGGCCGGTCGGTCGTGGTGCTGGCCAAGCGGGAGTACGGCCTGCGGACCCGGGAGAAGGGCGTCGTCCTGGGCGCCCACTTCGTGCCCTTCAGCGCCCAGACCCGCATGTCCGGGGTGGACATGCACGACGGCCGCCGCATCCGCAAGGGCGCGGCAGCCGCGGTGATGAAGTGGGTGCGCGAGAACGGGGGCCATCCGAGCGACGCGGTGGGCCCCCTGGTGGACGCCATCAGCGCGAGCGGCGGCACCCCGCTGGTCGTCGCCGAGCAGGTACCCGGCGAGCCCGCCCGGGCGCTCGGCGTGGTGCACCTGAAGGACGTCGTCAAGGCGGGCATACGGGAGCGCTTCGCCGAGCTGCGCCGCATGGGCATCAAGACCGTGATGATCACCGGGGACAACCCGCTCACCGCCAGGGCGATCGCCCAGGAGGCCGGGGTGGACGACTTCCTGGCCGAGGCCACGCCCGAGGACAAGATGGCGCTGATCAAGCGTGAGCAGGCGGACGGCAAGCTGGTCGCGATGACCGGCGACGGCACCAACGACGCCCCGGCGCTGGCCCAGGCCGATGTGGGCGTGGCCATGAACACCGGCACGTCCGCGGCCAAGGAGGCCGGCAACATGGTCGACCTCGATTCCAACCCGACCAAGCTCGTCGAGATCGTCGAGATCGGCAAGCAGCTGCTGATCACCCGGGGCGCGCTGACCACGTTCTCGATCGCGAACGACGTCGCCAAGTACTTCGCGATCATCCCGGCGATGTTCGCCGGCCTGTACCCGGGCCTGGACGCGCTCAACGTCATGCGGCTGGCCACGCCGCGGTCGGCGATCCTGTCGGCGGTGATCTTCAACGCGCTGATCATCGTCGCGCTGATCCCGCTGGCGTTGCGCGGGGTCCGGTACCGCCCGGTGTCCGCCGACGCGCTGCTTCGCCGCAACCTGCTGGTCTACGGCCTGGGCGGCCTCGTCGCCCCGTTCGTCGGGATCAAGCTCATCGACCTGTTCGTCTCGCTCATCCCAGGGATCGGCTGATGACCCACCAGATCACGGCCTTCGCCCGTCAGGCACTCGCCGCGGTCCGGGCCCTCGTGGTCCTCACGATCGTGCTCGGCCTGCTGTACCCGCTGCTGGTCACCGCGATCGGCCAGCTCGCCTTCCGCGACCAGGCCAACGGCTCGCGGGTGTCGTACCAGGGCCGGATCGTCGGCTCGTCCCTGCTCGGGCAGGGCTTCACCGGCCCGGAGTGGTTCCACCCCCGGCCCTCGGCGGCCGACGGGTACGACGCGAGCGTGTCCGGCGGGTCCAACCTCGGGCCGGCCAACCCGGAACTGCTGCGGACCGTCACCGAGCGCCGGGCCCAGGTGGCCCGGGAGAACGGGGTGCCAGAGTCGGCGGTCCCGGCCGACGCGGTGACCGCGTCCGGCAGCGGCCTCGACCCGCACATCTCGCCCGAGTACGCGGCCATCCAGGTAAACCGGGTGGCGAGGGCCCGGGGCCTGGACCCGGCGCGGGTCGCCCAGTTGGTGCGCGCCCACACCCAGGGCCGCCTCCTGGGCTTCCTCGGCGAGCCGCGGGTCAACGTGCTGGAGCTCAACCTGGCGCTGGAGCAGTTGGGTTAGGCGGCTTTGCCTCGGGTGTGCGTGTCGACACGCACACCCGAGGCAAAGCGGGGTCAGCCCTTCCGCCGCTGGCCGTACAGCAGGCTGCGGTGCCCGTCCGGGCCGACGTACTCGCCCCAGTACTCGTGACCGATCCGCTCGGCCACCTTGATCGAGCGCTGGTTGTCCGGATGGATCAGCGAGCACACCTCGTCCGCGCCCAGCACCTCGAAGGCGTACCGCACCGAGGCGCGGCCCAGCTCGGTCGCGTACCCCCGGCCCCACGCGAACCGGCCCAGCACCCAGCCGACCTCCAGCGCCGGCCAGCCCTCCGGGTACCACAGGCCGCCGCGGCCGAGCAGCCGCCCGGTCGCCTTCTCGATCACGGCCGACTGGGAGAACCCGCGCAGGTGCTGGTGGCCGACGCACTCCGCCATGGCGCGCCACGCCTGCGGGCGGCTGCGCGGGGTGGGGTCGCCGAGGTATCGGGTCACCTTCGGGTCGGCCATGATCTCGGCGAAGGCGTCGAAGTCGTCCGGAGTGAACGTGCGCAGGATCAGCCGTTCGGTCTCCAGCAGGGTCATGCGCCGAGCCTACGCAGAGGCACCGGGTCGAGAATGAATCTCATGGGGCGCGGCACCTTGCGCATATATCTCGGCGCGGCTCCCGGCGTGGGCAAGACGTACGCGATGCTCAGCGAGGGGCACCGTCGCCGGCAGCGCGGCACGGACGTGGTGGTCGGGTTCGTCGAGACGCACGGCCGGCCCCGCACCGCCGCCCTGGTCGAGGGGCTGGAGGTCGTGCCGCGGCGGCGGATCACCTACCGGGGCGCGACGTTCACCGAGATGGACGTGGACGCCGTGCTGGCCCGCAGGCCCCAGGTGGCGCTGGTCGACGAACTAGCCCACACCAACGTCCCCGGCTCCCGCAACGCCAAGCGCTGGCAGGACGTCGAGGAACTGCTGGACGCCGGCATCCACGTCATCTCCACGCTGAACATCCAGCACCTGGAGTCCCTCAACGACGTGGTCGAGCAGATCACCGGGGTGCCGCAGCGGGAGACCATCCCGGACGAGGTGGTGCGCCGCGCCGACCAGATCGAACTGGTCGACATGACCCCGGAGGCGCTGCGCCGCCGGCTCGCCCACGGCAACGTGTACGCGCCGGAGAAGATCGACGCCGCGCTGTCCAACTACTTCCGGGTCGGCAACCTGACCGCGCTGCGCGAGCTGGCCCTGCTGTGGGTCGCCGACCGGGTCGACGAGGGGCTGCGCCGGTACCGGGCCGAGCACCACATCGACCGGCCCTGGCCCGCCCGGGAACGGGTCGTGGTGGGGCTCTCCGGCGGGCCGGAGGGGGAGACGGTGATCCGGCGCGCCGCCCGGATCGCCGCCCGCGGCTCGGGCGGGGAGCTGATGGCCGTGTACGTGGCGCGCAGCGACGGGCTCACCGGCGCGTCACCCAAGACGCTGGCCCGGCAGCGGGAGCTGGTCGAGAACCTCGGCGGGTCGTTCCACACCGTGGTGGGCGACGACGTGCCGACCGCGCTGCTGCAGTTCGCCAAAGGGGTGAACGCGACCCAGCTCGTGCTGGGGATCAGCCGGCGCAAACGGCACCTGTTCAGCCCGGGCGTCGGCAACACGGTCGCCCGGCTCGCCGACGAGATCGACGTCCACATCGTCCCGCACGAGAAGGCCGGCCGAGGCCTGCGGCTGCTCCCCGAGCGGCGCGAGGCCCTGTCCCGCCTGCGCCGGCTCTGGGGCTGGGCAGCAGCCGTGATCGGACCGCCGGCGCTCACCCTGCTGCTCGCCCTCACCCGGGACATGCACTCGCTGCCCACCGATCTTTTGCTCTTCCTCGCACTCACCGTCGGGGTGGCGCTGCTGGGCGGGTTGTGGCCGGCGCTGTTCTGCGCGGTCTCCGGATCGCTGCTGCTCAACTTCTACTTCACCCCGCCGATCCACCGGTTCACCATCGCCGAGCCGGAGAACCTGCTCGCGCTGGTGGTGTTCGTGCTGGTCGGCGTCGGCGTCTCGTCGGTGGTCGACCTGGCCGCGCGGCGCACGCAGCAGGCCGCCCGCAGCCAGGCCGAGGCCGAGGTGCTGAGCGGGCTGGCGCGCAGCGTGCTCTCCGGGAAGGACGCCCTGCCCGCGCTGCTCAACCAGCTGAAGGAGACGTTCGGCATGCGGGCGGTGGCCCTGCTGGAGCGCGCCGACGCCACCGGCGCGTGGCGGTGCGTGGGCGCGGTCGGGGACCAGCCGCCCACCCGACCGGAGGACGCCGACGTGGACGTGCCGATCTCCGATGACTTTG is a genomic window containing:
- the kdpB gene encoding potassium-transporting ATPase subunit KdpB; the encoded protein is MSLSTLEAPELRDRGEERPPRRVAAGFFDPRQLVRSLPEALRKLDPRLMVRNPVMFVVEIGSVLTTVLAIRHPSLFAWLITAWLWLTVVFANLAEAVAEGRGKAQAATLRKTRQNTYARRITADGTEERIPASQLAVGDVVVCEAGDVIPGDGDVIEGVASVDESAITGESAPVIRESGGDRSAVTGGTKVLSDRIVVRITAKPGESFLDRMIALVEGADRQKTPNEIALNILLASLTIIFLLAVVTLQPLAVYSGSPQPVVVLVALLVCLIPTTIGALLSAIGIAGMDRLVQRNVLALSGRAVEAAGDVHTLLLDKTGTITLGDRHAVKFIPVDGVDERRLADAAQLSSLADETPEGRSVVVLAKREYGLRTREKGVVLGAHFVPFSAQTRMSGVDMHDGRRIRKGAAAAVMKWVRENGGHPSDAVGPLVDAISASGGTPLVVAEQVPGEPARALGVVHLKDVVKAGIRERFAELRRMGIKTVMITGDNPLTARAIAQEAGVDDFLAEATPEDKMALIKREQADGKLVAMTGDGTNDAPALAQADVGVAMNTGTSAAKEAGNMVDLDSNPTKLVEIVEIGKQLLITRGALTTFSIANDVAKYFAIIPAMFAGLYPGLDALNVMRLATPRSAILSAVIFNALIIVALIPLALRGVRYRPVSADALLRRNLLVYGLGGLVAPFVGIKLIDLFVSLIPGIG
- the kdpF gene encoding K(+)-transporting ATPase subunit F, which translates into the protein MTAENLTGLIVAVLLLGYLVLALVFPERF
- a CDS encoding DUF3710 domain-containing protein, whose protein sequence is MFRRRRRQDEADEPMEALPATDEETAEAGEDRGLRPRPEGPWDIAEVENPEEGRVDLGGILVPVVEGMELRVEVANDQIVAATAIHGQSALQLQPFAAPRSEGIWDEVRHEIAAGVTQQGGIVDEVEGPLGPELRAHVPLQLPDGTYGTQLVRFVGCDGPRWFLRGVFSGQAAVQPETAGVLEAVFRGVVVVRGKEPMAPRDPIPLRLPPNAMSAGPQDEDERFDRDDLNPFERGPEITEVR
- a CDS encoding SDR family oxidoreductase translates to MTRSVVVTGATSGIGLATALELAATGYDVIGTARSEEKAAKLRQIADRHCVGIRTVLLDVADAESTVRGFTQIAEMTDGGPWAVVNNAGLAQPGAIEDVDDDQAYYQLEVNLIAPARIARLVLPTMRQRRDGRIINISSISGRVSTPFIGWYCASKHGLEALTDALRMEVSQFGVKVVLIEPGSFGTGIWARGVSRLPDRRHSAYAHCYQLAEALLRRSRSLPDPAPVARAVLRALASPNPRARYLVGTDAVAGTLLNAVAPTLLTDYAKEVAVGLRTPPERVGRLVRRIKRKLGYE
- a CDS encoding DUF4235 domain-containing protein; protein product: MAGAKVAWKAFGGLSTVAAALLARKVGEQTWKRAFGRQPPKKPESPDTTWYEAVGWVVASGALVGIMRVFAARKAANYWKRSTGRLPPGLEAT
- the dut gene encoding dUTP diphosphatase, whose amino-acid sequence is MSDVDVLIRRLDPEVPLPTYAHPGDAGADLVTTVDAKLGPGERAVLPTGIAIALPDGYAAFVHPRSGLAAKYGVSLVNAPGTVDAGYRGEIKVIVVNHDPREPVVFRRGDRIAQLVIQKVERARFHEVAELPGSARADGGFGSTGGYRAAGADNEQGREET
- a CDS encoding PaaI family thioesterase — translated: MSTSNERGGAVSRSTTLVLPPEAVVPEPHPDAPPPGAKLGSHYSRCFGCGRDHPTGLHMELTVGEGLSVDARFTVTENHQGAPGLAHGGLLAAAFDEALGSITWLLRRPAVTARLETDFLRPVPVDSTLYLHAKCDGVAGRKIYLSAEGRLDAPDGPVAVRAHAIFVTVTLEHFTTHGRPEDVAAARESGDVQAAARAFEVNP
- a CDS encoding DUF3093 domain-containing protein — protein: MRYSERLTVPWRWWVVLVFFLASLWVAYAAWLGPGVALLVTGAAALITAGVLVGYGSARIRVADGVLEAGRAAIPLSAVGTVRALTAEEARELRGPKADPRAYLLLRGYLPRAVYVEVADPADPTPYWYVSTRRPDELAAALNSAKAHAR
- the kdpA gene encoding potassium-transporting ATPase subunit KdpA; translation: MNDTTAGLLQAGALVGALAVVHRPFGDYLARVYASPRHLRVERWMYRVVGVDPDAEQRWDTYLRAVLAFSLVSILGLYALLRLQDRLPLSLGRAPIPPDQAFNTAVSFVTNTNWQSYSGEQVMGHLAQMAGLAVQNFVSAAVGMAVAVALVRGFARTRTDRLGNFWVDLVRGCVRVLLPIAVVGALLLIAGGVVQNLAEPQTVRTLAGGEQTIPGGPVASQEVIKELGTNGGGFYNANSAHPFENPNPVTNWVEIFLMLLIPSSLPRAFGRLVGDTRQGYAILAAMAVLYLGALTAMTAAELAHPGAVPQAAGAAMEGKETRFGIFGSTLFGTTSTATSTGAVNSMHDSYTALGGGVALLNMMLGEVSPGGVGSGLYGMLVLAVVAVFVAGLMVGRTPEYLGKKIRAREMKLVALYILVVPAVILVGTGLALALGTGRSSILNPGAHGLSEVLYAFTSAANNNGSAFAGLNADTPFYNIGLGLAMLAGRFLPITLVLALAGSLAAQQPVAATSGTLSTHRSLFVGLLAGVTLIVAGLTFFPALALGPLAEGVS
- a CDS encoding DUF4193 domain-containing protein, with amino-acid sequence MATDYDAPRKVDDDLGEDSIEELKARTRVDKSAIFVDSEDSDAEPIELPGADLSNEELSVRVLPRQADEFTCSRCFLVHHRSQLASEADGQMVCRDCAA